CACCAGTTTTACTCTTTCTCAATGTTCAAAGAAATTTTGCTCTTCCTATGGCTATGAAGATCCAACACTTGCATGGAACAAAAGTCTGATTCTGTTTTTCTTTTAGGTTATTTTTTGGCAATGCAGCTGGTTTACACACAATAGAAATACATTCTGATTATATTGCATAAGTTGTTATTTGAAAttctaaagaaaagaagagaaaaaaaaaaagaagaagaaaaaaaaaggcatAAAACAATAGCAAAAACCATGCTAACTAAGAAAATATAATGAagcaaaatttgaaaaaataggCAAGGTTAAACATAACCAGTAGTACAAATGGCAGAAGCAAACATCACCGGCCTCTTGTGACGGCTTCCTCCAACTCCTCAACTGATGAAGGGAACAATTCTATATAACGACTCCCCAGAGTCATCCTATCCTTGGTCATTGCTGCTTTTGAATCTTCTGCACTTGCAAAATCCACAAATGCTTCCCCAGTTGGCCTTCCCTCTGAGTTCATTGTAATATGAATTGAATCCTCTGACAACACAAAATCTTTGAAGAACTCCATTACGTCATCCTTCCCAGCAGAAAATGGCAGTCCTCTCAAACGTAATACCCCTGTATATTCGGCTGGGTCCTTTCCCTCGTCAAGAGATTTAGTCCTTCCAGCATTTCGCCTTGGTGAACCACCACGAGCATCTGAAACTTCATTTGCAATTGCCTTGTAATAATCATGCCTCTTACTTCTGAAAACCTCAACATATCGCCTGCCCATGTTCTGCCTATTCTTTTGAAGAGCAAAATCAACTTGAAGCGGATAACCCAAAACACAAAAGGCTTCACCAGTGAACTTCCCACCCTTGTGGACAAAAAGAACATCAACAATGTCCAGACCATGGAAGAACTCAGCCACATCTGTTTCTGTGCAATCAAAGGGGAGACCACGGAGTCGGACAACAGGGAAAGGTGGAGGTTGGGCAACATATCCATAAGGTGGTGGATTATACATAAAACTTGAACCAGGGGAAGTTCCATAGAATGAAGGAACCTGATCAACTAATCGCTGTCGTTTAGCACCCATTTCCCGATCTTCACCATCGGGATATCTGCTTTAATTtccaaaatcattaaaacaacaGAGAAGATTAGCAACTCATCAATGCTTTGTGTCCATAATTATGcagatattttcattttttcaaaaaaatgaaACCTCATAATACAGGAAGTAAAATAACATCAAAGAGCCTCAAATTAACACAAGGGTTGATTTTGCATGGAAAAATCCTGTATGACCTGGTGTGAGTAAAACAAACTAATGACATATTACCTTTTAGTAGTGaccatttttttttcctttttaaaattcatttccaAAGCCAACACCGCGTCATTTCACAGTTCCATTCCCTTCATTGTAATTAGAGTTTCAtctagttttttattttattttattttttatagtttccATGGTAAATGGACTTGCTTTCTATGCCTTAGATCCATCCATTTCATTGATTGGGGTCATCGTGTCTTTCAGAAAATTGATGTCTTGTTTTATGCATTTCATAGCAGGTCTTTGCCCAGCGTCTTCTTTCCTATTTCAATTTTTGTTTGGAAGATCGAATAATTCACCTCTACAATCCAGTTTTCAGATGAAAAAAAGATCGTTGCTTGGGAAGCATTTAGCCCCGTATGCAGAAAGCAGCCATGTAACAACCACAAGATCGAAAGACAGCTAGAAGCTTCCTGGAACAAAATAGTGTAGATAACTGGCAAAATAGTTTGGTTAGCTTTACTTGAGGCTGCCATGGCATTtcttgaaggaaaaaaaaaatgttgttTTGCTTGGCTTCCTACCAAAAGACAAAATTCACTTGCTGACTGTTATGTGATTGTATTCACTATAAATTAGTAACGCCACAAACCAAACTGTCTTCGAGCCTAATGTCTATCCTCCTCCAAATATGGTACAACATTTTCCTATGAGGCATGAAACTGCTTTCTTATTTTTACTCTAAAGGTCCACAGGCTTTGCCCAGTCACCACAATTTTGGTCTCGAACTATCTACTGGTTATTAGCCATGATAGTCCGTATCATTGGCAGTATGGAGCTCCTTTCAACCTTAAATCAAATCCAGCCCTAACTTCAGCCAATAAAATGTCTTCATTTATTCCTAAAGCTCATTCCCAATTCCTCAAATGAACTAACTGCAGCTTCATCATTTCTCTATAAACAATTCAAACAAATATTAATAGGTAAAGATAGTCCTTCTTAATCATCATAGCTTACAACTGGTGAAGCAAGATTAACACACGTCTAAATATCAACCCAGCCAAAATAGACAATGTCCACCTAACTTTCCTTTGTGGCGCATAGTTCTATGACTGGATGAACATGGACACTAGTCTATATgcagagaaattcaatatgaaaCAAACATGTATTGCACAACCAAAGGACAAACGAATCTTGTAACTATGGGCATAGGTCAAAAATAGCCATAAGCAGTGAGTTTCTTACCAGCTTGCGACAACCCTTACCCCGGGGTTGCCTGTAATAGCATTAGCAACCTACAATTGATGAGCCTAATGTTAGTGGTGTTGATAGCATGGATAGCTTGCTGGTATTCTATCAAGGACATTCAAACCGTAGTTTGAACCCAGCCCCAGAGCCCCATAAGGACAATATAACCAACTCTAGCATGAGAATTTTAAAGGTGAGATAACTTACCTTAGTAACTTACACTTCTGTAGAGAGTCGGCAATTTTTAGAGAAATAGGAAGCTAAAGGGTGTAAGGATTAAAGACATAAAATTACACGCTTCAACCCTCAATTTGGGGTTAAACTTTTCCTCGAAAAAGAGAACAAAATCCTAAAAACCATAGCTTCAACGCAAAAAATAAGCA
This Manihot esculenta cultivar AM560-2 chromosome 6, M.esculenta_v8, whole genome shotgun sequence DNA region includes the following protein-coding sequences:
- the LOC110616917 gene encoding heterogeneous nuclear ribonucleoprotein F isoform X1, with translation MFYRGRYPDGEDREMGAKRQRLVDQVPSFYGTSPGSSFMYNPPPYGYVAQPPPFPVVRLRGLPFDCTETDVAEFFHGLDIVDVLFVHKGGKFTGEAFCVLGYPLQVDFALQKNRQNMGRRYVEVFRSKRHDYYKAIANEVSDARGGSPRRNAGRTKSLDEGKDPAEYTGVLRLRGLPFSAGKDDVMEFFKDFVLSEDSIHITMNSEGRPTGEAFVDFASAEDSKAAMTKDRMTLGSRYIELFPSSVEELEEAVTRGR
- the LOC110616917 gene encoding heterogeneous nuclear ribonucleoprotein F isoform X2; the protein is MFYRGYPDGEDREMGAKRQRLVDQVPSFYGTSPGSSFMYNPPPYGYVAQPPPFPVVRLRGLPFDCTETDVAEFFHGLDIVDVLFVHKGGKFTGEAFCVLGYPLQVDFALQKNRQNMGRRYVEVFRSKRHDYYKAIANEVSDARGGSPRRNAGRTKSLDEGKDPAEYTGVLRLRGLPFSAGKDDVMEFFKDFVLSEDSIHITMNSEGRPTGEAFVDFASAEDSKAAMTKDRMTLGSRYIELFPSSVEELEEAVTRGR
- the LOC110616917 gene encoding heterogeneous nuclear ribonucleoprotein F isoform X3, encoding MGAKRQRLVDQVPSFYGTSPGSSFMYNPPPYGYVAQPPPFPVVRLRGLPFDCTETDVAEFFHGLDIVDVLFVHKGGKFTGEAFCVLGYPLQVDFALQKNRQNMGRRYVEVFRSKRHDYYKAIANEVSDARGGSPRRNAGRTKSLDEGKDPAEYTGVLRLRGLPFSAGKDDVMEFFKDFVLSEDSIHITMNSEGRPTGEAFVDFASAEDSKAAMTKDRMTLGSRYIELFPSSVEELEEAVTRGR